A DNA window from Thermococcus sp. 4557 contains the following coding sequences:
- a CDS encoding RsmB/NOP family class I SAM-dependent RNA methyltransferase, producing the protein MELFYRVSFQEVVADALSLVEERELSSKHALERVFKKVSGRDRDKARGLAHAYVFEIEKWRAKIDFIINSVLKGSSVEDLDPYIANLLRIGTFEIHFRKVPPAVATDSIIRVVKERFDFSRAKFVNALMHSIEKFDVESALKRLKERDRIEWLSVRFSHPRWYVEYAVELLGYDEAVRLLLSNNRPQRYYVRANTLKVDVDSLRDYLEENGVRTALTPVPDVLKILEYKTPVTRLDWYREGKFVIQDLASAYVAHVLAPEPGERVLDLAAAPGSKTFHAAALMENKGEIIAVDYSYDRLMRMKEKMKLLGIKNVKLVHADGQSFKDKAKFDKIILDAPCSSSGTYRQFPEVKWRFDENKIKRIVNVQRNMLRNAYENLRKGGEMTYSTCSIRIDEDEENVLFAIEKVGLELLDYPFDWGDRGFLEIGDRVFRAWTHKHDCNGFFIAKMRKG; encoded by the coding sequence ATGGAGCTGTTTTACCGCGTGAGCTTTCAGGAAGTGGTGGCGGACGCGTTAAGCTTAGTTGAGGAGCGTGAACTCTCATCGAAGCACGCCCTTGAGAGGGTCTTCAAGAAGGTGTCTGGTAGAGACCGGGACAAGGCGCGCGGATTAGCCCATGCCTACGTCTTCGAGATAGAGAAGTGGCGCGCCAAGATAGACTTCATAATCAACTCCGTCCTCAAGGGTTCAAGCGTGGAAGACCTGGACCCATACATAGCCAACCTTCTGAGGATAGGCACCTTCGAAATCCACTTCAGGAAAGTGCCGCCGGCGGTGGCAACAGACTCTATAATCCGCGTCGTTAAGGAGCGCTTTGATTTCTCCCGCGCCAAGTTCGTCAACGCGCTCATGCACTCGATAGAGAAGTTCGACGTCGAAAGTGCCCTAAAGAGGCTCAAAGAGAGGGACAGGATAGAATGGCTCTCCGTCCGCTTCTCGCATCCAAGGTGGTACGTCGAGTACGCGGTGGAGCTTTTGGGCTACGATGAGGCGGTGAGGCTTCTCCTCAGCAACAACAGGCCCCAGCGCTACTACGTTCGCGCGAACACGCTCAAGGTCGATGTTGATTCCCTCCGTGATTACCTCGAGGAGAACGGTGTGAGAACTGCCTTAACTCCAGTTCCGGACGTTCTGAAGATACTCGAATACAAAACTCCGGTAACGAGGCTCGACTGGTACAGGGAAGGGAAGTTCGTTATCCAGGATTTGGCTTCAGCTTACGTCGCCCACGTTCTGGCCCCGGAACCGGGCGAGAGGGTTCTGGACTTAGCCGCCGCTCCCGGGTCGAAGACGTTCCACGCGGCGGCGTTGATGGAAAATAAAGGCGAGATAATCGCGGTTGACTACTCCTACGACAGGCTCATGCGCATGAAGGAGAAGATGAAGCTCCTCGGAATCAAGAACGTCAAACTGGTCCACGCGGACGGCCAGAGCTTTAAGGACAAAGCCAAGTTCGACAAAATAATTCTCGATGCGCCGTGCTCAAGCTCGGGAACCTACAGGCAGTTCCCGGAGGTCAAGTGGCGCTTCGATGAGAACAAGATCAAGCGCATCGTAAACGTCCAGAGGAACATGCTCCGCAACGCCTACGAGAACCTCCGGAAAGGCGGGGAGATGACCTACTCGACGTGCTCGATTAGGATCGATGAAGACGAGGAGAACGTCCTCTTCGCAATTGAAAAAGTCGGGCTTGAACTTCTGGACTATCCCTTCGACTGGGGCGATAGGGGCTTCCTTGAAATCGGCGATAGGGTTTTCAGGGCGTGGACGCACAAACACGACTGCAACGGATTCTTCATTGCAAAGATGAGAAAGGGCTAA
- a CDS encoding DNA polymerase codes for MILDTDYITEDGKPVIRIFKKENGEFKIEYDRNFEPYIYALLKDDSAIEDVKKITAGRHGRVVKVKRAEKVKKKFLGRPVEVWVLYFTHPQDVPAIRDEIRRHPAVVDIYEYDIPFAKRYLIDKGLIPMEGDEELKLLSFDIETLYHEGEEFGTGPILMISYADEGEARVITWKKIDLPYVDVVSTEKEMIKRFLKVVKEKDPDVLITYNGDNFDFAYLKKRCEKLGIKFTLGRDGSEPKIQRMGDRFAVEVKGRIHFDLYPVIRRTINLPTYTLEAVYEAVFGKPKEKVYPEEITRAWETGEGLERVARYSMEDAKVTYELGREFFPMEAQLSRLIGQSLWDVSRSSTGNLVEWFLLRKAYERNELAPNKPDERELARRRGGYAGGYVKEPERGLWDNIVYLDFRSLYPSIIITHNVSPDTLNREGCKEYDTAPQVGHRFCKDFPGFIPSLLGSLLDERQKIKKKMKTTIDPLEKKLLDYRQRAIKILANSYYGYYAYARARWYCKECAESVTAWGRDYIEMVIRELEEKFGFKVLYADTDGLHATIPGMDAETVRKKAMVFLKYINAKLPGLLELEYEGFYVRGFFVTKKKYAVIDEEGKITTRGLEIVRRDWSEIAKETQARVLEAILRHGDVEEAVRIVKDVTEKLSRYEVPPEKLVIHEQITRELKDYKATGPHVAIAKRLAARGIKIRPGTVISYIVLKGSGRIGDRAIPFDEFDPTKHRYDAEYYIENQVLPAVERILKAFGYKKEDLRYQKTRQVGLGAWLKPKGKK; via the coding sequence ATGATCCTCGATACCGACTACATCACAGAGGATGGGAAGCCCGTCATAAGGATATTCAAGAAGGAGAACGGCGAGTTCAAGATAGAATATGACAGGAACTTTGAGCCTTACATCTATGCCCTTCTGAAGGACGATTCTGCCATAGAGGACGTTAAGAAGATAACCGCCGGGCGCCACGGCAGGGTCGTTAAGGTGAAGCGCGCCGAGAAGGTTAAGAAGAAGTTCCTCGGCAGGCCTGTGGAGGTCTGGGTTCTCTACTTTACCCACCCCCAGGACGTCCCGGCGATAAGGGACGAGATACGAAGGCATCCTGCCGTCGTTGACATCTACGAGTACGACATACCCTTCGCCAAGCGCTACCTCATAGACAAGGGCCTGATTCCGATGGAGGGCGACGAGGAGCTCAAGCTGCTCTCCTTCGACATCGAGACTCTCTATCACGAGGGCGAGGAGTTCGGAACAGGGCCGATCCTCATGATAAGCTACGCCGACGAGGGCGAGGCGAGGGTCATAACGTGGAAAAAGATAGACCTCCCCTACGTTGACGTCGTCTCCACCGAGAAGGAGATGATAAAGCGCTTCCTCAAGGTTGTTAAGGAGAAGGACCCCGACGTGCTCATAACCTACAACGGCGACAACTTTGACTTCGCCTACCTCAAGAAGCGGTGTGAGAAGCTTGGGATAAAGTTCACTCTCGGGAGAGATGGGAGCGAGCCCAAAATCCAGCGCATGGGGGACAGGTTTGCGGTCGAGGTGAAGGGGAGGATTCACTTTGACCTCTACCCAGTCATAAGGAGGACGATAAACCTTCCAACCTACACCCTTGAGGCGGTTTACGAGGCAGTCTTTGGAAAGCCGAAGGAGAAGGTCTACCCGGAGGAGATAACCAGGGCCTGGGAGACCGGCGAGGGGCTTGAGAGGGTCGCGCGCTACTCCATGGAGGACGCGAAGGTGACCTATGAGCTGGGGAGAGAGTTCTTCCCGATGGAGGCCCAGCTCTCCCGTTTAATCGGCCAGAGCCTCTGGGACGTCTCCCGATCAAGCACCGGCAACCTCGTGGAGTGGTTCCTCCTGAGGAAGGCCTACGAGAGGAACGAGCTCGCCCCAAACAAGCCCGACGAGCGGGAACTTGCGAGACGGCGCGGGGGCTACGCCGGCGGCTACGTTAAGGAGCCGGAGCGTGGACTGTGGGACAACATAGTCTACTTAGACTTCCGCAGCCTGTATCCCTCGATCATCATCACCCACAACGTCTCGCCGGACACTCTAAACCGCGAGGGCTGTAAGGAGTACGACACCGCCCCACAGGTCGGCCACAGGTTCTGTAAGGACTTCCCGGGCTTCATACCGAGCCTTTTGGGTTCCCTTCTCGACGAGAGGCAGAAGATAAAGAAGAAAATGAAGACAACGATAGACCCGCTGGAGAAGAAGCTCCTCGATTACAGGCAACGAGCTATCAAGATTCTTGCCAACAGCTATTACGGCTACTACGCCTACGCACGTGCCCGCTGGTACTGCAAGGAGTGCGCCGAGAGCGTTACGGCATGGGGCAGGGACTACATCGAGATGGTCATCAGGGAACTTGAGGAAAAATTCGGCTTTAAAGTCCTCTATGCCGATACGGACGGTCTCCATGCCACTATTCCTGGAATGGACGCAGAAACAGTCAGGAAAAAGGCAATGGTGTTTTTAAAATACATAAACGCCAAACTACCAGGTCTGCTTGAACTCGAATACGAGGGCTTCTACGTCAGGGGATTCTTCGTGACGAAGAAGAAGTACGCTGTCATAGACGAGGAGGGCAAGATAACCACGCGCGGGCTTGAGATCGTCCGGCGCGACTGGAGCGAGATAGCCAAGGAGACCCAGGCGAGGGTTTTGGAGGCCATACTGAGGCACGGTGACGTCGAGGAGGCCGTCAGGATAGTCAAGGACGTTACCGAGAAGCTGAGCAGGTACGAGGTTCCGCCGGAGAAGCTGGTCATTCACGAGCAGATTACCAGGGAGCTGAAGGATTACAAGGCCACCGGTCCGCACGTGGCCATAGCGAAGCGCCTCGCGGCGAGGGGAATAAAGATACGCCCCGGCACGGTGATAAGCTACATCGTCCTCAAGGGCTCCGGAAGGATAGGCGACAGGGCGATTCCGTTCGACGAGTTCGACCCGACGAAGCACCGCTATGACGCAGAATACTACATCGAAAACCAGGTCCTGCCGGCCGTGGAGAGGATTCTGAAGGCCTTCGGCTACAAGAAGGAGGATCTACGCTATCAGAAAACGAGGCAGGTCGGCCTCGGCGCATGGCTTAAGCCGAAGGGGAAGAAGTGA
- a CDS encoding iron ABC transporter permease, whose amino-acid sequence MGSRLSKLFLLIPLAFLVVFFYVPLVSILKTGLWENGLTLKHLSSVLTNDYHRRVILFTIGQAIASTLLTLALGLPGAYIFAKYDFPGKGTIKAVLTVPFVMPSVMVALGYILLFGKSGFITGLIGRDLGIIYSWKGILLAHAFYNFPIVIRMVSSLWQRVNPHYEEAAMALGAKGWTLFRKVTLSMISPAIFASAMLTFVFCFLSFSIPIIIGGYQYATIEVDIFTSIMVLLDFKTGSALAIIQIILSMGFMYLYLRALDAYAKREEQRVFRKPRPFTRRDWLSLKGLLVGIYSLIVFLFIVSPLLAVLYDSLRFNDAWSLEWYRRIFSTEYNPMFGATTLDAVRNSLTFGLATIFLSVLVALPIAYALHRWNFRGKRLFDVLVMLPLASSAITLGLGYIRVFHSTPLYFTVWIIIAAHTVIAYPFVLRAVSTSLKKIRPNLWEAALSLGAKEWKAFLRVELPLALGGVIVGAIFAFAISIAELGATYMLAKPEYTTMTVAIYKFLGARQFGSASALAVLLMAVSTLSFLIIERVGEEVW is encoded by the coding sequence ATGGGGTCAAGGCTCTCAAAGCTCTTCCTGCTCATCCCTCTGGCCTTCCTCGTGGTCTTCTTCTACGTCCCGTTAGTCAGTATTCTAAAAACCGGCCTCTGGGAGAACGGCCTCACCCTCAAACACCTCTCCTCCGTTCTGACCAACGACTACCACAGGAGGGTCATCCTCTTCACGATAGGGCAGGCGATAGCCTCAACCCTCCTTACCCTGGCACTCGGCCTTCCAGGGGCGTACATATTCGCCAAGTACGACTTTCCGGGGAAGGGTACCATAAAGGCGGTTTTAACAGTCCCGTTTGTCATGCCCAGCGTGATGGTCGCGTTGGGATACATACTCCTCTTCGGAAAGAGCGGCTTCATAACCGGCCTCATCGGCCGCGATCTGGGCATAATCTACTCCTGGAAGGGCATTCTCCTCGCACACGCCTTCTACAACTTTCCGATAGTTATACGCATGGTCTCGTCGCTGTGGCAGCGCGTGAACCCCCACTACGAGGAGGCCGCGATGGCACTCGGGGCCAAAGGATGGACGCTCTTCAGGAAGGTTACCCTGTCGATGATCTCCCCGGCGATTTTTGCCTCGGCGATGCTCACCTTCGTGTTCTGCTTCCTGAGCTTCTCGATTCCCATCATAATCGGCGGCTACCAGTACGCCACGATAGAGGTGGACATCTTCACCTCGATAATGGTGCTCCTCGACTTCAAGACCGGCTCGGCTCTGGCCATAATCCAGATAATCCTCAGCATGGGCTTCATGTACCTCTACCTGAGGGCGCTCGATGCCTACGCCAAGCGCGAGGAGCAGCGCGTGTTTAGAAAGCCTCGCCCCTTCACGAGGCGCGACTGGCTGAGCCTCAAGGGACTGCTCGTTGGAATATACTCCCTAATCGTCTTTCTCTTCATAGTCTCCCCGCTCCTGGCTGTCCTCTACGACTCACTGCGCTTCAACGATGCCTGGAGCCTCGAATGGTACCGGAGAATATTCTCAACGGAGTACAATCCGATGTTCGGGGCGACAACGCTTGACGCGGTAAGGAACTCACTCACCTTCGGTCTTGCGACGATATTCCTGTCTGTTCTCGTCGCCCTCCCGATAGCCTACGCCCTCCACCGCTGGAACTTCAGGGGAAAGAGGCTCTTCGACGTCCTGGTGATGCTCCCGCTGGCTAGCTCCGCCATAACCCTCGGTCTGGGATACATAAGGGTCTTCCACTCGACCCCGCTCTACTTCACCGTCTGGATAATCATAGCCGCCCACACCGTCATAGCCTATCCCTTCGTGCTCCGCGCAGTTTCAACGTCCCTGAAGAAGATACGGCCGAACCTCTGGGAGGCGGCGCTGAGCCTGGGCGCCAAGGAGTGGAAGGCCTTCCTGAGGGTGGAGCTTCCGCTGGCTTTGGGCGGAGTCATCGTCGGCGCGATATTCGCCTTCGCAATAAGCATAGCCGAGCTGGGAGCGACCTACATGCTGGCCAAACCCGAGTACACCACGATGACCGTGGCCATATACAAGTTCCTCGGGGCGAGGCAGTTCGGCTCGGCCTCGGCCCTGGCCGTTCTTCTTATGGCGGTCTCAACTCTCAGCTTCCTGATAATCGAGAGGGTAGGTGAGGAGGTATGGTGA
- a CDS encoding MTH1187 family thiamine-binding protein — MVIVEFVIVPLGEKSLSRYVAEVVKLLERKEVKYQLTPMATIIEVPTVREAFAIIEEAHELMFNLGAERVSTTVRIDDRRDKHRGMEDKVKSVMEKVRGG, encoded by the coding sequence GTGGTGATAGTCGAGTTCGTCATCGTTCCCCTCGGCGAGAAGAGCCTGAGCAGGTACGTCGCGGAAGTGGTAAAGCTTTTAGAGAGGAAGGAAGTTAAATATCAACTGACGCCGATGGCGACGATCATAGAGGTTCCAACGGTGCGGGAAGCGTTCGCAATAATCGAGGAGGCCCACGAACTGATGTTCAACCTGGGAGCCGAGAGAGTTTCAACGACCGTAAGAATAGACGATCGGCGCGACAAGCACAGGGGCATGGAGGACAAGGTAAAATCGGTGATGGAGAAAGTGAGGGGTGGTTGA
- a CDS encoding TIGR00296 family protein, whose amino-acid sequence MYKIKDEWGEFLVRLARRAIEEYVRNGRTIKPPEDTPPELWEKMGVFVTLNNRHAPSQMALRGCIGFPLPVYPLVEATIKAAIYAAVDDPRFPPVREGELDDLVVEVSVLTPPELIEGPPEERPRKIKVGRDGLIIEKGIYSGLLLPQVPIEWGWDEEEFLAQTCWKAGLPPDCWLDEDTKVYRFTAEIFEEEKPGGPVRRKPLV is encoded by the coding sequence ATGTACAAAATTAAGGATGAATGGGGGGAGTTCCTCGTCAGGCTCGCGAGGAGGGCGATAGAGGAGTACGTTAGAAACGGCAGGACGATAAAGCCTCCAGAGGACACACCTCCGGAGCTGTGGGAGAAGATGGGGGTCTTCGTGACCCTCAACAATCGCCATGCACCGTCCCAGATGGCCCTCCGCGGATGCATAGGCTTTCCCCTTCCTGTATATCCTCTGGTTGAGGCCACGATAAAGGCGGCCATCTACGCCGCCGTTGACGACCCGCGCTTTCCGCCGGTGAGGGAGGGCGAGCTGGACGACCTGGTTGTCGAGGTGAGCGTTCTAACGCCCCCCGAGCTAATCGAGGGGCCGCCGGAGGAGAGGCCGAGGAAGATAAAGGTCGGCCGCGATGGGTTGATCATCGAGAAGGGCATTTACTCCGGCCTGCTCCTCCCGCAGGTGCCGATAGAGTGGGGCTGGGACGAGGAGGAGTTCTTGGCCCAGACCTGCTGGAAGGCCGGCCTACCACCCGACTGCTGGCTGGATGAGGACACTAAGGTTTACCGGTTCACGGCGGAGATTTTTGAGGAGGAGAAACCGGGCGGGCCGGTGAGGAGGAAGCCGCTGGTTTAG
- a CDS encoding deoxyribonuclease IV produces the protein MFKVDRLRFGTAGIPISTPKRSTIDGITHVRNLGLDAMELEFVRGVNIKPELAKKIKYVARKHDVLLTAHAPYYINLNAAEKAKVEASKKRIIQSAERLYDAGGWSVVFHAGYYLKQDPEKVYERIKGEIKDIVSSLQDRGIEVWIRPELTGKPTQFGDLRELVRLSEEVEMVLPTIDFAHAHARHAGKCNTAEEWREMLSLMEDRLGREALDNMHIHISGINYTSKGERNHLNLQESDMNWEDLLRVLKEFRVKGVVISESPNIEGDAILMKKKYDEIRV, from the coding sequence ATGTTTAAAGTTGACAGGCTGCGCTTCGGAACGGCCGGGATACCAATCTCAACCCCAAAGCGCTCAACTATTGACGGAATAACCCACGTGAGGAACCTCGGCCTCGATGCCATGGAGCTTGAGTTCGTCCGGGGTGTCAACATCAAACCGGAGCTGGCGAAGAAGATAAAATACGTCGCCAGAAAGCACGACGTTCTCCTAACCGCCCACGCGCCGTACTACATCAACCTAAACGCGGCCGAGAAGGCCAAGGTCGAGGCCAGCAAGAAGAGGATAATCCAGAGCGCCGAGCGCCTGTACGACGCGGGCGGATGGAGCGTCGTTTTCCACGCCGGTTACTACCTCAAGCAGGACCCGGAGAAGGTCTACGAAAGGATAAAGGGCGAGATCAAGGATATAGTGAGCAGTCTCCAGGACAGGGGCATAGAGGTGTGGATAAGGCCCGAGTTGACCGGCAAGCCGACCCAGTTCGGAGACCTGAGGGAGCTGGTGAGGCTGAGCGAAGAGGTTGAGATGGTCCTGCCGACGATAGACTTCGCCCACGCCCATGCAAGGCACGCTGGGAAATGCAATACCGCCGAGGAGTGGCGCGAGATGCTCTCCCTGATGGAGGACAGGCTCGGCAGGGAAGCCCTGGACAACATGCACATCCACATAAGCGGCATAAACTACACCTCGAAGGGCGAGAGGAACCACCTGAACCTCCAGGAGAGCGACATGAACTGGGAAGACCTGCTGAGGGTTCTCAAGGAGTTCAGGGTCAAGGGCGTCGTCATAAGCGAGAGCCCGAACATCGAGGGCGATGCAATTCTGATGAAGAAGAAATACGATGAGATACGGGTTTAA
- a CDS encoding P1 family peptidase, which produces MKAPELGIRIGLHPHGKRNSIADLGVKVGHSTIIDGDDIRTGVTVLLPPVKNPYRERLFSATFVMNGFSKPIGFVQVDELGYIETPVALTNTLSVYTVASAMVGHMIELNPDLKSVSPVVMECNDSYLNDIRKMAVQEEHYFEAVKNASLDFEEGAVGAGTGMSAFEFKGGIGSSSRVVEIGGEEYTVASLVLANFGRREDLTIAGVPVGLELKDYPGRGTSGRGSISMVVATNAPLTARQLRRLGKRAVVGLSRTGGYAYHGSGDVVLAFSTAQTVPLDKEAHLLSFLPDNALSPLFRAAAEATEEAVINALLQARTVEGNGHVRYALPVDRLLEIMERYGRIERT; this is translated from the coding sequence ATGAAGGCTCCCGAGCTGGGAATAAGGATCGGGCTTCACCCTCACGGAAAAAGGAACTCAATAGCGGATTTGGGCGTTAAAGTCGGTCACTCAACGATAATCGATGGAGACGACATCAGAACAGGGGTTACCGTTCTGCTTCCTCCCGTCAAGAACCCCTACAGGGAGAGGCTTTTCTCAGCCACCTTCGTCATGAACGGCTTCTCCAAGCCGATAGGCTTCGTTCAGGTCGATGAGCTGGGCTACATCGAGACGCCGGTAGCGTTGACCAACACGCTGAGCGTCTATACGGTTGCGAGCGCGATGGTAGGGCACATGATTGAGCTGAACCCCGATTTGAAGAGCGTTTCGCCGGTCGTCATGGAATGCAACGACTCCTACTTGAACGACATCAGAAAGATGGCCGTTCAGGAGGAACACTACTTCGAGGCCGTAAAAAACGCGAGCCTTGACTTTGAGGAAGGTGCCGTCGGCGCTGGAACCGGAATGAGCGCCTTCGAGTTCAAGGGCGGGATAGGCTCCTCCTCAAGGGTCGTTGAAATCGGCGGCGAGGAGTACACGGTCGCGTCGCTCGTCCTGGCGAACTTCGGCAGGAGGGAAGACCTCACAATAGCCGGCGTCCCCGTCGGCCTTGAGCTGAAGGACTACCCTGGCAGGGGAACCTCCGGAAGGGGGAGCATCTCAATGGTGGTTGCCACGAACGCGCCCCTGACAGCGAGGCAGCTGAGAAGGCTGGGGAAGAGGGCCGTGGTCGGGCTCTCGAGAACCGGCGGCTACGCCTACCACGGGAGCGGCGACGTGGTTCTGGCATTCTCCACCGCCCAGACCGTTCCGCTGGATAAGGAGGCCCATCTGCTCAGCTTCCTTCCCGACAACGCTCTGAGCCCGCTCTTTAGGGCAGCCGCCGAAGCCACTGAGGAGGCTGTAATCAACGCGCTCCTGCAGGCCAGAACCGTCGAGGGAAACGGGCACGTGAGATACGCCCTTCCGGTTGATAGGCTCCTCGAAATCATGGAAAGATACGGGAGGATTGAGAGGACTTAA
- a CDS encoding DUF373 family protein yields MVDIKALILAIDRDDDFGEKAGVEGPVIGRDACIDAALKLSLADPEDSDANVVYAAVKLYDELRESGEFDDVEVALITGHPKVGVKSDMELARQLELVLERFPTDGVITVTDGAEDEQIFPIITSKVPIISSHRVVVKQSEGIETTYYIIYRYLKEILSDPEVAKVVLGIPGMILLLYGIARLIGVWYPESVKIISATITGTILLFIGGYFFTKGFRFNVRETIAKQFVFVISVIAGVLIIIGGAINAYFRLEEYAKEIIGGYPGTPLLAMLIYINALGPSLIIGVGVMITGKVIQSYLRKDYHIWYYTSTLLMMPALWVTIDLTTRYAMAILTLSDIEVFTKLLFALGDVAVAVLVGIYMRGKVRGWERVEAGASA; encoded by the coding sequence GTGGTTGATATTAAAGCACTGATTCTCGCTATAGACCGCGATGACGACTTTGGAGAGAAGGCGGGTGTTGAGGGGCCGGTCATCGGGCGAGACGCCTGTATCGACGCCGCCCTAAAGCTCAGCCTTGCCGATCCCGAGGACAGCGATGCCAACGTTGTTTACGCCGCCGTCAAGCTCTACGATGAGCTGAGGGAGAGCGGCGAGTTCGACGATGTGGAGGTTGCCCTCATAACAGGCCACCCGAAGGTGGGCGTTAAGAGCGACATGGAACTGGCCAGACAGCTCGAGCTGGTTCTTGAGAGGTTCCCCACCGATGGAGTCATAACCGTCACCGACGGCGCCGAGGACGAGCAGATATTCCCGATAATAACCTCAAAGGTGCCGATAATAAGCTCCCACAGGGTAGTCGTTAAACAGAGCGAGGGCATAGAGACGACGTACTACATCATCTACCGGTATCTGAAGGAGATACTGAGCGACCCCGAGGTTGCCAAGGTAGTCCTTGGGATTCCGGGTATGATACTCCTGCTGTACGGGATAGCGCGCCTCATCGGCGTCTGGTATCCGGAGAGCGTTAAGATAATCTCCGCCACAATAACCGGCACGATACTGCTCTTCATCGGCGGCTACTTCTTCACCAAGGGCTTCCGATTCAACGTCCGTGAGACCATAGCCAAGCAGTTCGTCTTCGTCATCTCGGTCATAGCCGGAGTACTGATCATCATAGGCGGTGCGATAAACGCCTACTTCCGGCTTGAGGAGTACGCAAAGGAGATAATAGGCGGCTACCCTGGAACGCCGCTCCTCGCGATGCTGATCTACATCAACGCCCTCGGTCCCTCCCTGATAATAGGGGTTGGGGTCATGATAACAGGTAAGGTGATACAGTCCTACCTCAGGAAGGACTACCACATCTGGTACTACACATCAACGCTGCTCATGATGCCGGCCCTGTGGGTGACGATAGACCTCACCACCCGCTACGCGATGGCCATACTAACGCTCTCCGACATAGAGGTCTTCACGAAGCTCCTGTTTGCGCTGGGGGACGTCGCGGTGGCGGTTCTGGTTGGAATCTACATGAGGGGAAAAGTTAGGGGATGGGAGAGAGTTGAGGCTGGAGCAAGCGCTTGA
- a CDS encoding type II toxin-antitoxin system VapC family toxin, with protein MIVVDASVLVRVLLKEPGWEEIEIDSSTATLDYAFVEGTNAIWKAIRRGRATEEAGRNLITVLKLIGEGMLTFEAQNFFERGLEIALGENITIYDALYIALAEALKADFLTADEKQYLAAKNYVNARLLR; from the coding sequence GTGATAGTCGTTGATGCCTCGGTTCTCGTCAGGGTTCTCCTCAAGGAACCGGGCTGGGAGGAGATTGAAATCGATTCCAGCACGGCGACGCTGGACTATGCCTTCGTTGAAGGAACGAACGCTATATGGAAGGCCATTAGGAGGGGTAGAGCCACCGAAGAGGCCGGCAGGAACCTTATAACCGTCCTCAAGCTCATCGGGGAGGGCATGCTTACGTTTGAGGCGCAAAACTTCTTCGAGAGGGGGCTGGAAATAGCATTGGGTGAGAACATTACCATCTACGATGCCCTTTACATAGCCCTGGCCGAGGCACTGAAGGCGGATTTTCTGACTGCGGATGAGAAACAGTATCTGGCCGCCAAAAATTATGTAAATGCCAGACTCCTTCGCTAG
- a CDS encoding HAD family hydrolase, which yields MKLVSFDVWNTLLDINVMLDAMAVELSKLMGACIIDVVEGMMLSRERIKRMRAQTAGDPSRALEESQEMLAELLGTDVELVKRAAARATLNVGDEILLPGAKEALEGVNRKGLKVTVTGNVMFWPGSYTRLLLERFGLMNFIDKAFFADEILAYKPMPEMFRKPLEVFGVEPDEAIHIGDTYAEDFEGALRTGMWAVWINPEAEEVRKIHERGFEVPDVEGILEVLGRIEKEG from the coding sequence ATGAAGCTCGTTTCATTCGACGTCTGGAACACACTCCTGGACATCAACGTCATGCTCGATGCGATGGCCGTCGAGCTCTCCAAGCTGATGGGGGCATGCATAATAGACGTCGTCGAGGGGATGATGCTCTCCCGCGAGAGGATAAAGCGCATGAGGGCCCAGACGGCTGGAGACCCATCTCGGGCCCTCGAAGAGAGCCAGGAGATGCTCGCGGAGCTTTTGGGCACGGACGTCGAACTCGTCAAGAGGGCCGCTGCCAGGGCAACTCTCAACGTTGGCGATGAAATACTCCTCCCCGGGGCAAAGGAAGCCCTTGAGGGTGTTAATAGAAAGGGCCTGAAAGTTACCGTGACGGGCAACGTGATGTTCTGGCCGGGTTCATACACCAGACTTCTGCTGGAGCGCTTCGGGCTCATGAACTTCATAGACAAGGCCTTCTTCGCCGACGAGATTCTGGCTTACAAGCCGATGCCTGAGATGTTCAGAAAACCGCTGGAGGTCTTTGGAGTCGAGCCAGACGAGGCGATTCACATAGGCGACACCTACGCGGAGGACTTTGAGGGGGCGCTGAGAACCGGCATGTGGGCGGTCTGGATAAATCCCGAGGCAGAGGAGGTCAGGAAAATCCACGAGAGGGGCTTTGAGGTTCCCGACGTTGAGGGGATTCTGGAGGTGCTGGGGAGGATAGAAAAGGAGGGCTAG